The nucleotide window TTTGCATCCATCGTGTCAGCAGTCGAAGAGGGCCGAAATATCCTGAAAAATATTAAAAATTTTATTGCCTACGGCCTTACCTGTCACATAGGACTGGTTCTCATCGTCCTTGTAGGAGTACTTGCCTGGCATACTCTGCCTGTCATTGCGGTTCAGATCCTCTGGATTAACCTTATAACGGACGGCCTACCACCAATGGCGCTTTCCATGGAAGCTCCTGACAGAGGGCTTATGAAGCAAAAGCCAACTAAGGCAAAAGAAGGGCTTGTCTCTAAGAGAATGCTTATAGCAAGCCTTGGATTAGGGACTTTGATTGCAGTTCAATCTATCTGGGTTCTTCATAACTCTCTCAGTAACGGGGTACCCCTTTCAAAGATCCAGACTCTGATCTTTACCCTGGTGGTTATTTCTCTGATGTTCAATGCCTTTAACTGGCGTTCTGAGAGGTATTCGGTTTTCTCTCTGGGAATCTTTACCAACAAGTCCCTTATTTATGCAGTATTGAGCACTGTACTTCTGCAGCTTGTTGCAATTTACGTGCCTATTATGCAGATCGCCTTTCAGACTGTTCCCCTTTCGCTTTCCGACTGGGCAATGATAATTCCGCTGGCTTCAACCACACTTATAGCCATGGAGTTTGTGAAGTATCTGGAATGGAGGATCCACAGGTAAAATCAAAAGAACAAAATTCAGTAAGACCAATAAATAGGGTTTGCTTTTAAGCATACCCTTTTCCTTTTCTTTAGATTTTCAGAAATTTAAGGCTTTTTTAATTTATTTTGATTTAAAAACGTTTTTTCTTGTTTGATCACAAATGTTCGCTCATTTGATCACAAACGCTCTCTCATTTGATCATAAATGTTCGCTCGTTTGATCCGCGTCGCTTTATTTGGGTTTTGTCCACGGATCCTTTTCTTCTGCTTTCCCGTTATAATTTAGAGTAAACAAAAACACTTGCAGCCGAAAAAAGTGGAAATAATAATGGATTTTAATCAAATTTGCGCTAGCGAACTTGCTGAAGCAATAGGATTGTTCACTTCATCACTTCAAATTCTGTTAAAGTAGAGAATAACCCGAAAAACTTAGTTTGAGCAAAGTTGTCAACCGCAAAATGAAATTGATAAGTTATGTTATCTCAGTGTTTCAGGGTAATTTTACATCCTAGCAGCAACTAGTAAGATGTTTTACTGAAACAGGTATTAGCTGTTGATAAATATGCTAGACTAGGATTACTTTTATATTCCCTATAATATTATTATTTCTGGGGAGGGATATGTGTCGAATATAAACACCGATGAATTTATGTCTATTTCTTTTCTATACCCAAATTAACAAAATTTTAAAATTAACAAAGTTTCAAGAACCAATAAAATTTCAATCTACTCTGTGGTAAGAATATATATTGATTATACGGAATCCGAAATTCAGATAGATAACTTTGAGTTTTGGAACTACATGTCTAAAGGTATGATACTAGTTGAGGTGTTTTCCTTTATCAGTTAAGACATTTTTCTTTATTAGTGACAACACTTTCCTTTAAGGAGATAACTAACGGGAAAAGGAAAAGTTTAAAAAGGTGATCAAAGTGACAGATCAGGTTCAACCACTGGTAAGCTTATCGAAAAAGTCCACTGAACCCAAAATAATAGTCAACCTCAGACACATTAAGCGTAAGATTTTGATAATGAGTGGGAAAGGCGGAGTGGGGAAAAGCACAGTTGCAGCAAACCTGGCTATCGGACTGGCTCTGCATGGGTATAGAGTGGGACTTCTTGATTGCGACATTCATGGCCCGACCATTCCCACGATTTTCGGTATGGAATCTATGAGCCCAGAAGTTAGTGAAGAAGGTATAATGCCAGTTGATGTTTTTCCCAATCTTTCTTTAATGTCTGTAGGTTTTCTACTCGAAGATAAAGATTCTCCTATCATCTGGAGAGGACCATTAAAAATGGGGATGATTGAAAAGTTACTGGGAGATGTCGTCTGGGGAGACCTTGATTTTCTGATTATAGATCTACCTCCAGGTACAGGAGACGAACCTCTGAGCCTGGCTTTGCTTATCCCCAATATTGATGGTTCGGTAATTGTTACAACTCCTCAGGACGTAGCTCTCGTAAGCGTCCGCAAATCGATTGAATTTTCTAAAAAACTCAATGTTCCTATTATAGGTATTGTTGACAATATGCACGGGTTGATCTGCCCTCACTGCGGCAAGCCAATAGAGGTGTTTAGGAATGGAGGAGTGGAAAAAGCTTCAAAAGATTTCAACATCCCTATTCTCGCCAGGCTTCCGATAGAGCCAAAAGTCGCAAAAATGGAAGATAAAGGCACAACTGTCCAGGAAATGCTTGAACATGACACGGAGTGGCAGAAGAAGTTTGAAAATTTTGTGATTGCAGTAGAAAAAATCCTAATGGAAAAATAAGCGGGACTCAAAAAACAGAACTTTTTCTTCGAGAGAAAAGCTTATGAGGGGCTTCATAGGCAGAGAAATTGTAAGCTATAGTATTGCCCATAAAAGGGAAAATAATTGAAACCTGATGGGTATTTTTTCTGGAACTGCATATTTATTTTTTTTCTTAACTCCAGACTCTCACCTGTCGCTTTGCGGCTGGTTGTGCCGAAAAAACGAATGCGAAGACACAAACCTGAAAGAAGAAAAAATAATTTTTGGAAAAATTGCATAATGGGCTCTACCATTGATAAAAGTTCAGTGTTTTATTATCTATCTCCCAATG belongs to Methanosarcina barkeri 3 and includes:
- a CDS encoding Mrp/NBP35 family ATP-binding protein, yielding MTDQVQPLVSLSKKSTEPKIIVNLRHIKRKILIMSGKGGVGKSTVAANLAIGLALHGYRVGLLDCDIHGPTIPTIFGMESMSPEVSEEGIMPVDVFPNLSLMSVGFLLEDKDSPIIWRGPLKMGMIEKLLGDVVWGDLDFLIIDLPPGTGDEPLSLALLIPNIDGSVIVTTPQDVALVSVRKSIEFSKKLNVPIIGIVDNMHGLICPHCGKPIEVFRNGGVEKASKDFNIPILARLPIEPKVAKMEDKGTTVQEMLEHDTEWQKKFENFVIAVEKILMEK